The Akkermansia sp. N21116 genome includes a region encoding these proteins:
- a CDS encoding site-specific integrase, producing the protein MRIQLESTDYAHLYREKTSGIYYARIDLNRKTVRKSLRTAVLTEAIAKLATFLEQSGNETTAMIESMSWFMSVDTYIARQELRPNLKPRALDSIRFFANHARRLVEHDKPAESITPQMCRNWWKNVSQSCSPRTANGILSTVRNIFGMLVEMKIVNSDPSAKLDHLKVQQTSFNIPSKEDFRAILEEIKRAQFLSGYKGEYVYSQSTDMVVFLAYSGLRIEEARRLLWKDIGAESISVPDIKHATSRRTLYINPSLLEVIESIRSHTPDATQDSHVFPIDRPRKALTNACKRLGLPHVRVHDLRHFFATSCIEAGIDIPTVAKWLGHKDGGALAMRVYGHLRDAHSKEQASKLRF; encoded by the coding sequence ATGCGAATACAGCTTGAATCGACAGACTACGCGCACCTCTACCGGGAAAAAACGTCGGGCATCTATTACGCCAGAATAGACCTGAATCGGAAAACTGTCCGTAAATCGCTACGGACAGCCGTCCTCACCGAAGCAATTGCCAAATTGGCAACCTTCCTTGAACAGTCCGGAAACGAAACAACCGCCATGATTGAAAGCATGTCCTGGTTCATGTCTGTTGACACGTACATAGCACGGCAGGAACTTCGGCCAAATCTCAAACCACGCGCCCTAGATTCAATACGTTTTTTCGCAAACCATGCAAGAAGGCTCGTCGAACACGACAAACCCGCAGAATCAATAACGCCTCAAATGTGCCGGAATTGGTGGAAGAATGTCTCTCAATCGTGCTCGCCACGTACAGCAAACGGGATCCTTTCCACCGTAAGAAATATTTTCGGCATGCTTGTGGAAATGAAAATCGTCAATTCGGATCCCTCCGCAAAACTTGATCACCTGAAAGTTCAGCAAACATCATTCAACATCCCCAGCAAGGAAGACTTTCGGGCAATACTCGAAGAAATCAAGCGTGCACAATTTTTGTCAGGCTACAAGGGAGAATACGTCTATTCACAATCTACCGACATGGTGGTATTCCTCGCTTACTCCGGCCTCAGAATCGAAGAAGCCAGACGCCTTCTCTGGAAAGACATTGGCGCGGAATCAATCTCCGTCCCGGATATCAAACACGCCACATCAAGACGCACGCTATACATCAACCCATCCTTGCTTGAAGTCATTGAATCAATCAGAAGCCATACCCCGGATGCAACACAGGATTCCCATGTGTTTCCGATTGATCGCCCACGGAAAGCCCTCACAAACGCCTGCAAACGCCTCGGGTTGCCTCATGTCCGAGTTCACGACCTGCGCCACTTCTTCGCCACGTCGTGCATTGAAGCCGGCATAGATATCCCCACAGTTGCAAAGTGGCTCGGCCACAAAGACGGCGGAGCCCTTGCCATGCGCGTTTACGGACACCTCCGCGACGCGCACAGCAAGGAACAGGCATCGAAGCTCAGATTCTAG
- the trxB gene encoding thioredoxin-disulfide reductase has translation MSENVIIIGAGCAGYTAAIYTARANLTPLVITGSQIGGQLTTTTEVENFPGFPEGIMGPDLMFRMQEQAEKFGTRFAYEDVISVIKDESTGLFTIKTSSQEYQSKTVIVATGASARYPDIEGEEKLIGHGLTACATCDGAFYRDVPVAVVGGGDSACEEAAFLTRFASKVYLIHRRDTLRASRIMAERTLANEKITPVWNSVISGYITDDKGEVDGAILTDTRTGATSELPLKCVFMAIGHTPNSSFLGDLVDRDSAGYIMRTPGLMATKTPGLFAAGDVADPHYRQAISSAGMGCSAAIEAERYIMGH, from the coding sequence ATGAGCGAAAACGTCATTATCATTGGAGCCGGCTGCGCCGGATACACAGCTGCCATTTATACAGCCAGGGCCAACCTGACTCCGCTTGTCATCACGGGATCCCAAATCGGCGGTCAATTGACAACAACAACTGAAGTGGAAAACTTCCCCGGCTTTCCGGAAGGAATCATGGGGCCGGATCTCATGTTCCGCATGCAGGAACAGGCAGAAAAATTCGGAACGCGCTTTGCTTATGAAGATGTCATTTCCGTAATCAAGGACGAATCGACAGGATTGTTCACCATCAAGACATCCAGCCAGGAGTACCAGTCCAAGACAGTTATTGTCGCCACAGGGGCTTCCGCACGCTACCCGGACATCGAAGGAGAAGAAAAACTGATCGGTCACGGCCTGACAGCCTGCGCCACATGCGACGGCGCTTTCTACCGGGATGTTCCCGTTGCCGTCGTCGGCGGAGGCGACAGTGCCTGCGAAGAAGCCGCCTTCCTGACTCGCTTTGCCTCCAAGGTCTATCTCATCCACCGCCGGGACACTCTCCGTGCCTCCAGAATCATGGCGGAACGAACGCTGGCAAACGAGAAGATCACTCCCGTTTGGAATTCCGTCATTTCCGGTTACATAACGGATGACAAGGGAGAAGTAGACGGAGCCATCCTTACCGATACCCGGACAGGAGCAACCTCCGAGCTCCCTCTCAAATGTGTCTTCATGGCCATCGGCCATACACCGAACAGTTCCTTCCTCGGAGATCTCGTCGATCGCGATTCCGCCGGATACATCATGCGGACTCCCGGGCTCATGGCAACCAAGACTCCCGGACTTTTCGCCGCCGGCGATGTAGCCGACCCCCACTATCGCCAGGCCATCTCGTCTGCCGGCATGGGTTGTTCCGCAGCCATCGAAGCGGAACGCTATATCATGGGACATTAA
- a CDS encoding L-serine ammonia-lyase, which yields MNHYSVFELFNIGIGPSSSHTVGPMRAANRFLSRIQKSPSLGQISRVLCQCFGSLSATGHGHGTDTAIIMGLLGELPEDIDPKTIPGRIAELDRTRELTLAPGKTIEFIPSRDVDLSNFTPLPLHPNGMHFLALDAEEKPVEEMVIYSTGGGFISTEEELRNPKDTPDITYPFPYSSADELVRMAHDSGVPISDIVLANESVCKSEKQVRKQLRHIWHTMQQCIKNGLTANGTLPGPLHVPRRARALRKTLLIRGEAQLQDPLSILDWVNLYAIAVNEENAAGGRVVTAPTNGASGIIPAVLNYATKFCSSPYDDPVERFLLTAGGIAILYKKNASISGADVGCQGEVGVACSMAAAALTEYLGGSPEQVENAAEIGIEHNLGLTCDPIGGLVQIPCIERNAIASVKALNAARIALRGSGDHFVHLDKAIRTMLDTGRDMQSKYKETAQGGLAVNVVNC from the coding sequence ATGAACCATTACAGCGTCTTCGAACTGTTCAATATCGGCATCGGGCCCTCGTCGTCCCACACGGTTGGGCCGATGAGGGCAGCCAATCGGTTCCTGAGCAGAATTCAAAAATCTCCGTCATTGGGGCAGATCTCCCGTGTTCTCTGCCAATGCTTCGGCTCACTGTCCGCCACAGGACACGGACACGGTACGGACACGGCTATCATCATGGGTCTCCTGGGAGAATTGCCGGAAGATATTGATCCCAAAACCATTCCGGGCCGTATTGCCGAGCTCGACCGGACTCGGGAACTAACCCTGGCTCCCGGCAAAACTATTGAGTTCATCCCTTCCAGAGATGTTGACCTGAGCAACTTCACCCCCTTGCCTCTTCACCCTAACGGCATGCACTTCCTGGCACTTGATGCCGAAGAAAAACCTGTGGAAGAAATGGTCATTTATTCCACAGGAGGTGGTTTCATCTCGACGGAAGAGGAATTGCGAAACCCGAAGGATACTCCGGACATTACCTATCCCTTTCCCTATTCCTCTGCAGATGAACTTGTCCGGATGGCACATGATTCCGGAGTCCCCATCTCGGACATTGTCCTTGCCAACGAGTCTGTCTGCAAATCCGAAAAACAAGTTCGCAAGCAACTACGCCACATCTGGCACACGATGCAGCAATGCATCAAAAACGGACTGACAGCCAACGGAACATTGCCCGGCCCCCTCCATGTACCCAGACGAGCCAGAGCACTGCGCAAAACCCTCCTCATCCGGGGCGAAGCCCAATTGCAGGATCCTCTTTCCATTCTGGACTGGGTCAACCTCTACGCTATTGCCGTCAATGAAGAAAATGCAGCCGGCGGACGCGTCGTCACTGCTCCGACCAACGGAGCATCGGGGATCATTCCCGCCGTCCTCAACTACGCGACGAAGTTCTGCTCATCCCCGTACGACGATCCCGTCGAGCGATTCCTTCTTACGGCCGGAGGTATCGCGATCCTCTACAAAAAAAACGCTTCCATTTCCGGTGCCGATGTCGGCTGTCAGGGAGAAGTAGGAGTCGCCTGTTCCATGGCAGCCGCCGCCCTGACAGAATATTTGGGAGGTTCTCCGGAACAGGTGGAAAACGCTGCGGAAATCGGCATTGAACACAACCTTGGGCTCACCTGCGATCCCATCGGTGGACTCGTCCAAATCCCGTGTATCGAACGCAATGCCATCGCCTCGGTCAAAGCTCTCAATGCTGCCCGCATTGCCCTGCGCGGGAGCGGAGACCACTTTGTCCACTTGGACAAGGCCATCCGTACCATGCTGGACACCGGCCGCGACATGCAGTCCAAATACAAGGAAACCGCACAAGGCGGATTGGCCGTCAATGTCGTCAATTGCTAA
- a CDS encoding GDSL-type esterase/lipase family protein — protein sequence MKIPRLPVLNPLILAFLASSSLASEPIIPATRPTENTSHWVPARTREVKRQLKELPCDILFVGDSITECWEREGRQIWQSAFLPMKAVNFGISGDRTDNVLWRIKDTGLKTTTPPKCCIILLGTNNIGKWDAKQKTDDIVRGIESVCKAIRGKFPLTHLILMGVTPYGNDPATPHRRQGDEINAKLAKLNLPYSDFLNLNDKMLNEDGTQKEGLFKDHVHLTAAGYQIWADALLPLLHKQK from the coding sequence ATGAAAATTCCGCGTCTTCCCGTCCTAAACCCACTCATACTTGCATTCCTGGCTTCATCCTCCCTTGCCTCCGAACCCATCATCCCGGCAACACGCCCTACGGAAAACACCAGTCACTGGGTACCGGCAAGAACCCGGGAAGTCAAACGCCAGTTGAAAGAGCTGCCATGCGATATCCTCTTTGTGGGTGATTCCATCACGGAATGCTGGGAACGGGAGGGTAGGCAAATTTGGCAATCTGCCTTTCTCCCCATGAAAGCCGTCAACTTCGGCATCAGCGGAGACCGTACGGACAATGTCCTCTGGCGCATCAAGGATACCGGGCTTAAAACAACAACTCCACCGAAGTGTTGCATTATCCTGCTTGGAACCAACAACATCGGCAAATGGGATGCCAAACAAAAAACGGACGACATCGTCCGAGGTATCGAATCCGTCTGCAAAGCCATTCGGGGAAAATTCCCGCTGACTCACCTCATCCTTATGGGAGTAACGCCTTACGGCAACGACCCAGCAACTCCTCATCGCCGGCAAGGCGATGAAATCAACGCCAAGCTTGCCAAATTAAATCTGCCTTATTCCGATTTCCTGAACTTGAATGACAAAATGCTCAACGAGGACGGGACTCAAAAGGAAGGCCTCTTCAAAGACCATGTCCACCTTACTGCAGCAGGCTACCAAATATGGGCCGATGCCCTACTCCCACTACTTCATAAGCAAAAGTAG